The window CGATATTTTCTATGAAAAATGTGATGAGAAAGGAATATTAGTTTGGCAAGACTTTATGTTTGCTTGTGCGATGTATCCTGGAGATGCACGCTTTCGCGAAAGCGTAACCAACGAAATAAAACAGCAAATTACTAGATTGAGAAATCATAGTAGTATTGCGCTATGGTGTGGAAATAATGAAACCAGTGAGGCATGGCACAATTGGGGCTGGCAAGAAGGAAGATCTCAAGCCGAACGCGATAGTATCTGGGAAGATTATCGAGCCATATTTCAAATTGCGATGCCTAAATACGTGAGCGAACTCACCAAAGAACCGTACTGGGAAAGCTCGCCGGAATACGGTCGTGGGAATCCTCGATATGAATTTGAAGGCGATGCACATGACTGGCATGTATGGCATGATGCTTATCCATTTGAGCATTTTGAAAAGCACGTACCTCGATTTATGAGCGAGTTTGGTTTTCAATCGCATCCATCTTATGAGGCGATACGGTATATTAATGAGGATGGAACCATTAACATCCAGTCAGATGATTACGCCTCGCATCAAAAACACGCTCGTGGAAATGAACTGATACGAGAATATATGGAACGTGATTTCCCGGTTCCTACCAACGATGAAGATTATGTTTACGTGAGTCAACTTTTACAAGCTCACGGAATCTCAAAAGGAATCCAAGCGCATCGAAGAGCGAGACCTTACAACATGGGAACGTTGTACTGGCAATTGAACGATTGCTGGCCAGCGGTGAGTTGGTCGAGTATTGATCATTTTGGCAACTGGAAAGCCTTACATTATCAAGTGAAACGTGATTTTGAGAATGTATTGATTAGTAATGTGGTAGAAAATGATGTTTTGAAGACTTACATAGTAAACGATAACCACGAAACCGTTGTGGCAGATTTTAAAATTGAAATTATTGATTTTAAAGGAAATGTAATTTATCGAGATATGCTTGATAGTAGTGTAGCTTACATAAAACCTAATTATAGCGAGGTAATACATTCTTTCAAATTAAAAGATCTCGTTTTTAATCGGTCAGATGTTTATATTAAAACGACTTATGGAACTCATGAAAAGATTTCATTTTTTGAAAAACCAAAGGAATTGAACTTACCTAAAGCGGAAGTAGTAATGAAAAGCCCAAAAACTAAAAACGGTTACAAAATCACATTGAAATCTGATGTTTTTACTAAAGATGTATTTTTATATAGTAATGTGAAAGGTCATTTTTCAGATAACTTTTTCAACTTAGAACCTAACGTTGAAAAGACACTTTATTTTGAAACTAATAGTGAAGAAGGAGCCGTATTACATATGAAATCATTAAACGAAATGAATTGTAAATATGGACCTATCGAAGATACGGAGTACTGCTATTAAATGAATAGCAAATTGTCAGTTCGAGCCTGTCGAAGACGATTTAAAAAGCACTGCGATTGTTTAAACAGATTCCGCATCGAGTGCGGAATTCAGAGTGTTAAATTCAACTTCTAACACACTTCATCATTCTATTATTACCATTCAAATCTTGAAAAACTTCAGAATCAAAACCCAGTCCTCGAGCTATTTTTTTCATCTCTTCTGGTAAGTACTGATTGATTTCAAGATATAAAATCCCTTCAGTTTTCAAAGCTTTTTGAGCCAGCTTTAAAATCTTAGAGTAGAAGATCAGTGGATCATGATCTTCTACAAATAAGGCAAGGTGTGGCTCATGCTCTAACACATTAGAATGAATTTCTTCTTTCTCCATATTCCTCACATACGGTGGATTGCTCACGATGACATCATATTCCTCAGGCAATTCATCTAAAGCCAAGACATCTTGCAGAATCGTTTTTACTGGAGTTTTTATATGATTTGCATTTAATTGAGCAATAACGAGTGCTTCTTCAGAAACATCCATCAATGTGATTATACAATCAGGCTTTGCTGCTTTAAGTGATAATCCTATACATCCAGTTCCTGTTCCTATGTCTATAATATTCAAATAAGTTTCTGCTTTATGATCTTTGATGATCATATCAACCAGTTCTTCTGTTTCCTGACGCGGAATCAAAGTGTGTTCGTTTACAGAAAACTCATGACCATAAAAATGAGCTTTTCCTGTGATGTATTGAACAGGTTTTGAAGTACGCAGTTCTCTTAAAGACGTTTGTAATATTTCTTCTTGAAGATGACTCAGTTCTTCTCGATCCTTGATCATAAAATCAGAGCGTGACCAGTTCAATAAGTCTTCACAAACGATTTGTAAAATGCTATGAATCTCATTTTCTGGATAAAGAGATTTAAGTTGTTCTTGATAAAGTGATTTTACTTGATTTAATGTCATTTGGTAAAGGTAAAAGCATTTTTCAACCTTTCCGACCAAATTTCCGTAAACTCCAATTTGCCCACCTTTCCTTAGCCAAGGAAAGGAGCTTTTGAAGAGAGATTCAATTAAAAATGAAGATACTTAAAGTCAGATTCCGCATCGAGTGCGGAAATTCAGAATTTTAAAATCATCTGAACTGGACACGAAAAGTGACCAGTATCGCCTAATGGACCATCGAGTAATTTAAAACCGACGTGTTTATATAAACCTTGGGCATCGTACATATTATCCATGGTTTCTAAGTAAACACTTTCAAATTGTAATTCCTTGGCTCGTTCTAGGCAAATCATCATTAATTTCTTACCGTAACCTTTACCGCGTACTTCAGGTTTAAAATACATCTTTTGAAGTTCGCTCACATTACCGTTGTAATTATCTAGTGGTGCTATCCCAGCGCCACCTACCACTACTCCATCAATTTCTACTACATAATAAGTTCTGCGAGGTTTTTGGTATTGTTCATACATCGCTTGTGTTGCCGCATCGCTGTAAGCGGTTCCTATTTTGGGTGCGCCATGTTCTAAAATAGAGACTTGGATAATCTCTTTGATAGCTTGGTTATCTTCAGGAAGAATTTTGCGAATTTTCATAGAGCGAATTTAAATATAAAATCACTCAAATTATGAAAACGTTCTCAACTCTGCTCGAACTGACATCTTGATTTGTTTTTGATTTTATTTTTGATTTTGATTTTAATTAGGTCTTACCTTTGCCGCAATGACTATTCACGAGAAATACATGCAGCGCTGCTTGCAACTGGCACAAAATGGATTGGGAACTACCTATCCTAATCCGCTGGTGGGAAGTGTGATTGTTTCTGAAAATGATGAAATTCTTGGTGAAGGATGGCACAAAAAATCTGGAGAACCGCATGCTGAAGTCAACGCGGTGCTGGATGCAGTAAAGAATGGTTATGGTGAAGACGCTTTCGCGAAAGCGGTATTATATGTCAACCTAGAACCTTGCTCACATACTGGAAAAACGCCGCCTTGTGCATCTATGATCATACAAAAAGGCTTTAAAAAAGTGGCTGTAGGAACACTAGATCCACACGATAAAGTAGCCGGAAAAGGTGTTGCATTATTGAAAGAAGCTGGGATTGATGTCGTAGTAGGTATTTTAGAAAATAAATGTAACGAGCTCAATAAACGATTCTTTACATTTCACCGAAAACAACGTCCTTACGTCATCTTAAAATGGGCCGAAACATCTGATGGTTTTATCGCACCAGCAACTAAGAACGAACAAAAACCAGTATGGATCACAAATGCAAATTCTAGGCAATTATCCCACCAACTGAGAGCTCAGGAAAATGCGATTTTAGTAGGTGCTAAAACGGTTATCGATGACAATCCATCGCTTACTTGTCGAGACTGGAATGGAGAGAACCCTTTGCGAGTTGTTCTAGATTCTAGAAATAGCATCACATCTAACTATCAAGTTATGGATGATGCTGCGCCCACTTTAAAGCTTCAACTAAGTTCTAATGACACGCTAGAGATTCTCAATAGTCTTTATCAAAACAACATTCAATCTGTTATTATAGAAGGTGGAACTACTACCATTCAATCATTTATTGATGCTGGTTTATGGGATGAGGCTTATCAGTTTATGGGAACTGAAGTTTTGTTTCACAAAGGCTTAAAAGGTCCTCTTTTAAAAGGTAATTATCATATTCACAAACGTGAAATGATTCAAAATGATGTTTTAAAGATATACCGTAACATATGATTTGGTTAATTTTAAGTATTGCCACATCGAGTTTGCTTTATGTGATTTTTAAATATTTTCAAGTGTTTAAGGTCAACACGCTTCATGCAATAATTGTAAATTATGTAGTAGCATGTTTTACTGGTCTAGTTGCCTATGGAAGCGTTCCTACAGTGGAGAGTATTGAAACTGCAGCATGGTTACCTTATGCGCTTATTTTGGGAGCATTATTCATCTTTATGTTTAATATGATGGCTCTAACGAGTCAAAGGAATGGCCTTTCTGTAGCAGCAGTGGCGAGCAAAATGTCATTAGTCATACCAGTGATTGCAGGAATATGGATGTACAACGAGAGTTTGAGCACCCTAAAAGTTATAGGTATCTTACTTGCCTTAGTCTCGGTTTACCTTACTTCTGTTAAAAATAAAAATAATCTTAGAATCAATAAAAAACTATTGATTTTACCGCTTATTTTATTTTTAGGAAGTGGGATTATAGACACAACAATCAAGTATGCCGAAAACACGCATGTACCAGATGGAGAAGAACCTATTTTTAGCGCTATGTGTTTTGCCATGGCGTTTCTAGTTGGAATTGTTCTTTTAATAAGAGAGGCGACTCAAAAAAGGTTTCTCAATTTAAGATCGGTTCTAGCTGGTTTAATTCTAGGAGTACCCAATTACTTTTCAATTTATTTTTTGATCAAAACATTGAAAGCAGGACTTGAAAGCAGCGTGGTATACCCTATTAATCACGTAGGAACGGTACTCTTAACATCGTTGTTGGGCATTTTACTTTTTAAAGAAAAACTAATTCCCAAAAACTATATTGGTATTTTAGTTGCCATTATTGCTATTGTTATGATCGCTTTCGCGAAAGCGTAATTATTATGAAAGACTCCTACAAAACAATCATAAAACCTACTGAAGAAATACTTTATAAAGACCGAGGAAGTAAATTTTATGGTCATGCATATCCTTTAAATGATGATCAAGAGGTAAATGACTTAATAGCACCGTTACGCAATAAACATCCTAAAGCAGGTCATCATTGCTATGCATGGAAACTAGGTGCTGATGATAACAATTACAGAGCAAACGACGATGGCGAGCCTAGTCATAGTGCCGGCGACCCAATTCTTGGACAAATTAATTCTTATGCGTTGAG is drawn from Nonlabens dokdonensis DSW-6 and contains these coding sequences:
- a CDS encoding beta-mannosidase, with product MRISLFIVLAILISSCQEERPNVERQYLESNWSLHKSADYSLISDSVQIPSTVHKELLPFIKHPFQGNNEDSLQWITEENWIYETVFTVDKEILAKEHISLNFEGIDTYASIKLNGHEILETDNAFLSWQVDVKAFLEEENELYVTIKSPLEIENQKAATNPYTLPEGNRVYTRKAQYQYGWDWGPKLNTMGIWKPVYLEAYDDFKIEDVYIKQNFVKDSTANLTAQIKLSDKRTELLHYKIKVNDSLYWEQDYQPKAQEDEFEIHFEIPQMQLWWPHNIGEPYLYDIEVLVSKEGKLIDSQKLKTGIRTIKLVNEPDEHGESFYFKVNDVTVYMKGANYIPQNSMQDLVTDDHYEKLLSDVKEANMNMLRVWGGGIYENDIFYEKCDEKGILVWQDFMFACAMYPGDARFRESVTNEIKQQITRLRNHSSIALWCGNNETSEAWHNWGWQEGRSQAERDSIWEDYRAIFQIAMPKYVSELTKEPYWESSPEYGRGNPRYEFEGDAHDWHVWHDAYPFEHFEKHVPRFMSEFGFQSHPSYEAIRYINEDGTINIQSDDYASHQKHARGNELIREYMERDFPVPTNDEDYVYVSQLLQAHGISKGIQAHRRARPYNMGTLYWQLNDCWPAVSWSSIDHFGNWKALHYQVKRDFENVLISNVVENDVLKTYIVNDNHETVVADFKIEIIDFKGNVIYRDMLDSSVAYIKPNYSEVIHSFKLKDLVFNRSDVYIKTTYGTHEKISFFEKPKELNLPKAEVVMKSPKTKNGYKITLKSDVFTKDVFLYSNVKGHFSDNFFNLEPNVEKTLYFETNSEEGAVLHMKSLNEMNCKYGPIEDTEYCY
- the prmC gene encoding peptide chain release factor N(5)-glutamine methyltransferase, which translates into the protein MTLNQVKSLYQEQLKSLYPENEIHSILQIVCEDLLNWSRSDFMIKDREELSHLQEEILQTSLRELRTSKPVQYITGKAHFYGHEFSVNEHTLIPRQETEELVDMIIKDHKAETYLNIIDIGTGTGCIGLSLKAAKPDCIITLMDVSEEALVIAQLNANHIKTPVKTILQDVLALDELPEEYDVIVSNPPYVRNMEKEEIHSNVLEHEPHLALFVEDHDPLIFYSKILKLAQKALKTEGILYLEINQYLPEEMKKIARGLGFDSEVFQDLNGNNRMMKCVRS
- a CDS encoding GNAT family N-acetyltransferase produces the protein MKIRKILPEDNQAIKEIIQVSILEHGAPKIGTAYSDAATQAMYEQYQKPRRTYYVVEIDGVVVGGAGIAPLDNYNGNVSELQKMYFKPEVRGKGYGKKLMMICLERAKELQFESVYLETMDNMYDAQGLYKHVGFKLLDGPLGDTGHFSCPVQMILKF
- the ribD gene encoding bifunctional diaminohydroxyphosphoribosylaminopyrimidine deaminase/5-amino-6-(5-phosphoribosylamino)uracil reductase RibD; this translates as MTIHEKYMQRCLQLAQNGLGTTYPNPLVGSVIVSENDEILGEGWHKKSGEPHAEVNAVLDAVKNGYGEDAFAKAVLYVNLEPCSHTGKTPPCASMIIQKGFKKVAVGTLDPHDKVAGKGVALLKEAGIDVVVGILENKCNELNKRFFTFHRKQRPYVILKWAETSDGFIAPATKNEQKPVWITNANSRQLSHQLRAQENAILVGAKTVIDDNPSLTCRDWNGENPLRVVLDSRNSITSNYQVMDDAAPTLKLQLSSNDTLEILNSLYQNNIQSVIIEGGTTTIQSFIDAGLWDEAYQFMGTEVLFHKGLKGPLLKGNYHIHKREMIQNDVLKIYRNI
- a CDS encoding EamA family transporter, producing MIWLILSIATSSLLYVIFKYFQVFKVNTLHAIIVNYVVACFTGLVAYGSVPTVESIETAAWLPYALILGALFIFMFNMMALTSQRNGLSVAAVASKMSLVIPVIAGIWMYNESLSTLKVIGILLALVSVYLTSVKNKNNLRINKKLLILPLILFLGSGIIDTTIKYAENTHVPDGEEPIFSAMCFAMAFLVGIVLLIREATQKRFLNLRSVLAGLILGVPNYFSIYFLIKTLKAGLESSVVYPINHVGTVLLTSLLGILLFKEKLIPKNYIGILVAIIAIVMIAFAKA